A section of the Oryzias latipes chromosome 10, ASM223467v1 genome encodes:
- the b4galt7 gene encoding beta-1,4-galactosyltransferase 7 encodes MMYSSRRKPVLYFKEERRWGVGWGGSVGMVEPHEPRSSTGLRIVNQNFQTLTSHLNASDLSNLITLSTHRDDDARAAFREARIFIQVVPFRERFEELLVFVPFLHAFLNKKKIRHKILVINQVDHYRFNRASLINVGYLESGNDTDYLAMHDVDLLPLNEALDYGFPEDGPFHVASPELHPLYHYKTYVGGILLLTKKHYRMCNGMSNRFWGWGREDDEFYRRLRKAELQLYRPSGITTGSKTFLHLHDPAWRKRDQKRVASQKQEQFKVDLEGGLTNLRYAVESRQELTIGGAPCTVISTKLECDQSQTPWCLLG; translated from the exons ATGATGTATTCATCAAGGAGGAAGCCCGTGTTGTACTTCAAAGAGGAACgaaggtggggggtggggtgggggggttctgTTGGGATGGTGGAACCGCACGAGCCCAGAAGTTCTACTGGGCTCAGAATTGTTAACCAGAACTTCCAGACTCTCACATCTCATTTAAACGCGTCAGATCTCAGTAATCTGATTACTCTCAGTACTCACCGCGATGATGATGCTCGTGCTGCGTTCAGGGAGGCTCGTATTTTTAttcaa GTGGTGCCGTTCAGGGAGCGCTTCGAGGAGCTGCTGGTGTTCGTTCCCTTCTTGCACGCCTTCCTGAACAAAAAGAAGATTCGCCACAAGATCCTCGTCATCAACCAGGTGGACCACTACAG GTTTAACCGAGCATCGCTCATCAACGTGGGATACCTGGAGAGCGGCAACGACACCGACTACCTGGCCATGCACGACGTGGACCTGCTGCCCCTCAACGAGGCCCTGGACTACGGCTTCCCCGAGGACGGGCCCTTCCACGTGGCCTCGCCGGAGCTCCACCCCCTCTACCACTACAAGACCTACGTGGGAGGAATCCTGCTGCTCACCAAGAAGCACTACCGCATG TGTAACGGGATGTCCAACCGGTTCTGGGGCTGGGGTCGCGAGGATGACGAGTTCTACAGGCGGCTGAGGAAGGCGGAGCTCCAG CTGTACCGGCCCAGCGGCATCACCACGGGGTCcaaaaccttcctccacctccacGACCCCGCCTGGAGGAAGAGGGACCAGAAGAGGGTGGCGTCCCAGAAGCAG GAGCAGTTCAAGGTGGACCTGGAGGGGGGGCTGACCAACCTCAGGTACGCGGTGGAGTCCCGGCAGGAGCTGACCATCGGCGGCGCGCCCTGCACCGTCATCAGCACCAAGCTGGAGTGCGACCAGAGCCAGACGCCGTGGTGCCTGCTGGGCTAG
- the b4galt7 gene encoding beta-1,4-galactosyltransferase 7 isoform X1, whose protein sequence is MMYSSRRKPVLYFKEERRRCTVYKLFGLCMLLLLASLLWLQLSCSADPSSPPQHDTRAPQEQPALRPCPAAPPAEEDPSWGPHKMALVVPFRERFEELLVFVPFLHAFLNKKKIRHKILVINQVDHYRFNRASLINVGYLESGNDTDYLAMHDVDLLPLNEALDYGFPEDGPFHVASPELHPLYHYKTYVGGILLLTKKHYRMCNGMSNRFWGWGREDDEFYRRLRKAELQLYRPSGITTGSKTFLHLHDPAWRKRDQKRVASQKQEQFKVDLEGGLTNLRYAVESRQELTIGGAPCTVISTKLECDQSQTPWCLLG, encoded by the exons ATGATGTATTCATCAAGGAGGAAGCCCGTGTTGTACTTCAAAGAGGAACgaag GCGATGCACCGTCTACAAGCTGTTCGGCCTgtgcatgctgctgctgctcgccTCTCTGCTCTGGCTGCAGCTCAGCTGTTCTGCCGACCCGTCCTCGCCGCCGCAGCACGACACGCGCGCCCCGCAGGAGCAGCCGGCGCTGCGGCCCTGCCCCGCGGCCCCCCCGGCAGAGGAAGATCCCTCCTGGGGTCCCCATAAGATGGCGCTGGTGGTGCCGTTCAGGGAGCGCTTCGAGGAGCTGCTGGTGTTCGTTCCCTTCTTGCACGCCTTCCTGAACAAAAAGAAGATTCGCCACAAGATCCTCGTCATCAACCAGGTGGACCACTACAG GTTTAACCGAGCATCGCTCATCAACGTGGGATACCTGGAGAGCGGCAACGACACCGACTACCTGGCCATGCACGACGTGGACCTGCTGCCCCTCAACGAGGCCCTGGACTACGGCTTCCCCGAGGACGGGCCCTTCCACGTGGCCTCGCCGGAGCTCCACCCCCTCTACCACTACAAGACCTACGTGGGAGGAATCCTGCTGCTCACCAAGAAGCACTACCGCATG TGTAACGGGATGTCCAACCGGTTCTGGGGCTGGGGTCGCGAGGATGACGAGTTCTACAGGCGGCTGAGGAAGGCGGAGCTCCAG CTGTACCGGCCCAGCGGCATCACCACGGGGTCcaaaaccttcctccacctccacGACCCCGCCTGGAGGAAGAGGGACCAGAAGAGGGTGGCGTCCCAGAAGCAG GAGCAGTTCAAGGTGGACCTGGAGGGGGGGCTGACCAACCTCAGGTACGCGGTGGAGTCCCGGCAGGAGCTGACCATCGGCGGCGCGCCCTGCACCGTCATCAGCACCAAGCTGGAGTGCGACCAGAGCCAGACGCCGTGGTGCCTGCTGGGCTAG